A portion of the Paenibacillus hamazuiensis genome contains these proteins:
- the ytaF gene encoding sporulation membrane protein YtaF: MVPLLSLLFLAFAVSLDGFGVGVTYGLRKIRIPLLSVAIISCCSGAIIFTSMQIGVYLSRFLPPVYAKVAGAVILIGIGVWALYQLTRQKQEEAEEQAPEEASPPDAVPSVRQVISIELKRLGLVIQILRTPSIADVDRSGNISASEATLLGLALSLDAFGAGIGAALIGFAPLLTSAVIALASGTFLAAGLRVGFMYAELSWVRKLSVLPGCVLIIMGIMKLL; this comes from the coding sequence TTGGTGCCGCTGCTGTCTTTGTTGTTTTTGGCATTCGCCGTCAGTCTTGACGGATTTGGCGTCGGCGTGACGTACGGGCTGCGCAAAATCCGCATACCGCTGCTGTCCGTCGCCATCATCTCCTGCTGTTCCGGTGCGATCATTTTTACTTCCATGCAGATAGGCGTTTATCTGAGCCGGTTTTTACCCCCGGTGTATGCGAAAGTCGCCGGAGCCGTCATCCTTATCGGAATCGGCGTTTGGGCTCTGTATCAGCTTACCCGGCAAAAGCAAGAGGAGGCCGAAGAGCAGGCCCCTGAAGAAGCTTCCCCGCCGGATGCCGTTCCATCCGTCCGGCAAGTGATCAGCATCGAGCTGAAGCGGTTGGGGCTTGTCATACAAATCCTGCGTACGCCGTCCATCGCGGACGTGGACCGCTCCGGCAACATCTCCGCCTCCGAAGCGACGCTGCTCGGACTCGCCTTGTCGCTCGACGCATTCGGAGCCGGCATCGGCGCCGCTCTGATCGGATTTGCTCCGCTGCTGACGTCGGCGGTCATTGCGCTGGCGAGCGGAACGTTTTTGGCCGCCGGACTGCGGGTCGGTTTTATGTACGCCGAATTGTCATGGGTACGAAAATTATCGGTTTTGCCGGGATGCGTGCTCATCATTATGGGTATTATGAAATTGTTATAA